In Uranotaenia lowii strain MFRU-FL chromosome 2, ASM2978415v1, whole genome shotgun sequence, one genomic interval encodes:
- the LOC129746761 gene encoding tektin-4 isoform X2 produces MAQLNCPPCTPCAAVCNEHPPVQTETSYENPFHVSEEVRPQCPEIMELQTSPVGLPTANPPRYLPQRTGNSDPHPLAQPMGPIGPWASGRIDWGALSGQTGARPVVDRYSITRYSVDEWRQKNAFSLEATSNINSKSEQIEHNSKNTIVKTYSFTDKNQAECTQSLHDRAKTIDDVKSELARAIKAMQDEISTLEEQRRRLKQSLAVLRMPEAIATECLECRSGRPDNELTRDEPEEELVREVALIAEIRATLLKTLADIEAQQVANRAARQRMEFDWSDKFYAHENDAINCNYSNKSSTTMFRPGATRCPNEQSTEIYWEKFSRDTLDMCAATRMQSQILRNTLDTILMNAARDLRTQADKVERALADRVSCLDEIRQKLEIDLQKTLQSLANTEIQIEKLKVAIGNMDHAMKVVQTRLDNRNKRPRVENCRDQSHLLLIAEVKSIVEGLSAMEAQLAQSEEVKNELIARRSELEKDIMMKRRTIFIDRDRCQRLRTHFPSATALSGY; encoded by the exons atggcCCAATTAAACTGTCCACCGTGTACGCCATGTGCCGCCGTATGCAACGAGCACCCACCTGTCCAAACG GAAACATCCTATGAGAATCCCTTTCATGTAAGTGAAGAAGTACGTCCGCAATGTCCGGAAATCATGGAACTCCAAACAAGTCCGGTTGGCCTTCCGACGGCCAATCCTCCGCGCTATCTTCCTCAACGGACCGGAAATTCTGACCCTCACCCGTTGGCCCAACCAATGGGCCCGATAGGTCCTTGGGCTTCCGGTAGAATAGATTGGGGGGCGCTTTCCGGTCAAACTGGAGCAAGACCGGTAGTCGATCGATATTCCATCACCCGGTACAGCGTCGACGAGTGGCGTCAGAAAAATGCTTTCTCCTTGGAGGCTACTTCCAATATAAATTCCAAGAGTGAACAGATCGAACACAACAGCAAGAATACAATAGTCAAAACTTATTCTTTTACGGATAAAAATCAAGCGGAGTGTACCCAAAGTCTACATGATCGGGCCAAAACTATCGACGATGTAAAAAGTGAGCTGGCCCGGGCTATCAAGGCCATGCAGGACGAAATCAGTACCTTGGAGGAACAGCGCAGAAGGCTGAAGCAATCGTTGGCCGTTTTACGGATGCCGGAAGCTATTG CGACCGAGTGTTTGGAATGCCGTTCAGGCCGCCCTGACAACGAATTAACCCGGGATGAACCGGAAGAGGAATTAGTCCGGGAGGTGGCTCTTATTGCTGAGATAAGGGCCACTCTGCTGAAAACCCTTGCCGATATCGAGGCCCAGCAGGTGGCAAACCGGGCTGCCCGGCAACGCATGGAATTCGACTGGAGCGATAAATTTTATGCCCACGAGAATGACGCCATCAACTGTAATTATTCGAACAAATCCTCGACGACAATGTTCCGTCCCGGAGCCACCAGATGCCCTAATGa ACAATCAACGGAGATCTATTGGGAGAAATTCAGTAGAGATACGCTGGATATGTGCGCTGCAACTCGAATGCAATCGCAAATCTTAAGAAATACTCTGGACACGATTCTGATGAATGCGGCCCGAGATTTGCGAACACAGGCAGACAAAGTCGAACGGGCACTGGCCGATCGGGTATCTTGTCTGGATGAGATCCGACAGAAGTTGGAAATCGACCTCCAAAAG ACTTTACAATCATTGGCGAACACAGAAATCCAGATCGAAAAACTGAAAGTCGCTATCGGGAATATGGACCACGCTATGAAAGTCGTTCAAACGCGACTGGACAATCGAAATAAGCGCCCTAGGGTGGAAAACTGCCGGGACCAATCCCATCTGTTGCTGATTGCCGAAGTAAAATCCATCGTGGAAGGATTATCGGCTATGGAAGCTCAACTCGCTCAATCGGAGGAAGTCAAGAATGAATTGATAGCTCGTCGAAGCGAGCTAGAAAAGGATATTATGATGAAGCGAAGGACTATTTTCATTGACCGGGACCGATGCCAACGCCTGAGAACCCATTTCCCCTCAGCCACTGCTCTTAGTGGGTACTAA
- the LOC129746761 gene encoding tektin-4 isoform X1, translating into MAQLNCPPCTPCAAVCNEHPPVQTGEAICKKKRFKKIPKRIFLYDLVKIRNKANPVRWGHETSYENPFHVSEEVRPQCPEIMELQTSPVGLPTANPPRYLPQRTGNSDPHPLAQPMGPIGPWASGRIDWGALSGQTGARPVVDRYSITRYSVDEWRQKNAFSLEATSNINSKSEQIEHNSKNTIVKTYSFTDKNQAECTQSLHDRAKTIDDVKSELARAIKAMQDEISTLEEQRRRLKQSLAVLRMPEAIATECLECRSGRPDNELTRDEPEEELVREVALIAEIRATLLKTLADIEAQQVANRAARQRMEFDWSDKFYAHENDAINCNYSNKSSTTMFRPGATRCPNEQSTEIYWEKFSRDTLDMCAATRMQSQILRNTLDTILMNAARDLRTQADKVERALADRVSCLDEIRQKLEIDLQKTLQSLANTEIQIEKLKVAIGNMDHAMKVVQTRLDNRNKRPRVENCRDQSHLLLIAEVKSIVEGLSAMEAQLAQSEEVKNELIARRSELEKDIMMKRRTIFIDRDRCQRLRTHFPSATALSGY; encoded by the exons atggcCCAATTAAACTGTCCACCGTGTACGCCATGTGCCGCCGTATGCAACGAGCACCCACCTGTCCAAACG GGTGAAGCAATATGCAAGAAGaaaagattcaaaaagataCCCAAGCGAATATTTCTTTATGATTTGGTCAAAATTCGGAACAAAGCTAATCCTGTTCGATGGGGACAt GAAACATCCTATGAGAATCCCTTTCATGTAAGTGAAGAAGTACGTCCGCAATGTCCGGAAATCATGGAACTCCAAACAAGTCCGGTTGGCCTTCCGACGGCCAATCCTCCGCGCTATCTTCCTCAACGGACCGGAAATTCTGACCCTCACCCGTTGGCCCAACCAATGGGCCCGATAGGTCCTTGGGCTTCCGGTAGAATAGATTGGGGGGCGCTTTCCGGTCAAACTGGAGCAAGACCGGTAGTCGATCGATATTCCATCACCCGGTACAGCGTCGACGAGTGGCGTCAGAAAAATGCTTTCTCCTTGGAGGCTACTTCCAATATAAATTCCAAGAGTGAACAGATCGAACACAACAGCAAGAATACAATAGTCAAAACTTATTCTTTTACGGATAAAAATCAAGCGGAGTGTACCCAAAGTCTACATGATCGGGCCAAAACTATCGACGATGTAAAAAGTGAGCTGGCCCGGGCTATCAAGGCCATGCAGGACGAAATCAGTACCTTGGAGGAACAGCGCAGAAGGCTGAAGCAATCGTTGGCCGTTTTACGGATGCCGGAAGCTATTG CGACCGAGTGTTTGGAATGCCGTTCAGGCCGCCCTGACAACGAATTAACCCGGGATGAACCGGAAGAGGAATTAGTCCGGGAGGTGGCTCTTATTGCTGAGATAAGGGCCACTCTGCTGAAAACCCTTGCCGATATCGAGGCCCAGCAGGTGGCAAACCGGGCTGCCCGGCAACGCATGGAATTCGACTGGAGCGATAAATTTTATGCCCACGAGAATGACGCCATCAACTGTAATTATTCGAACAAATCCTCGACGACAATGTTCCGTCCCGGAGCCACCAGATGCCCTAATGa ACAATCAACGGAGATCTATTGGGAGAAATTCAGTAGAGATACGCTGGATATGTGCGCTGCAACTCGAATGCAATCGCAAATCTTAAGAAATACTCTGGACACGATTCTGATGAATGCGGCCCGAGATTTGCGAACACAGGCAGACAAAGTCGAACGGGCACTGGCCGATCGGGTATCTTGTCTGGATGAGATCCGACAGAAGTTGGAAATCGACCTCCAAAAG ACTTTACAATCATTGGCGAACACAGAAATCCAGATCGAAAAACTGAAAGTCGCTATCGGGAATATGGACCACGCTATGAAAGTCGTTCAAACGCGACTGGACAATCGAAATAAGCGCCCTAGGGTGGAAAACTGCCGGGACCAATCCCATCTGTTGCTGATTGCCGAAGTAAAATCCATCGTGGAAGGATTATCGGCTATGGAAGCTCAACTCGCTCAATCGGAGGAAGTCAAGAATGAATTGATAGCTCGTCGAAGCGAGCTAGAAAAGGATATTATGATGAAGCGAAGGACTATTTTCATTGACCGGGACCGATGCCAACGCCTGAGAACCCATTTCCCCTCAGCCACTGCTCTTAGTGGGTACTAA
- the LOC129746761 gene encoding tektin-4 isoform X3 produces MELQTSPVGLPTANPPRYLPQRTGNSDPHPLAQPMGPIGPWASGRIDWGALSGQTGARPVVDRYSITRYSVDEWRQKNAFSLEATSNINSKSEQIEHNSKNTIVKTYSFTDKNQAECTQSLHDRAKTIDDVKSELARAIKAMQDEISTLEEQRRRLKQSLAVLRMPEAIATECLECRSGRPDNELTRDEPEEELVREVALIAEIRATLLKTLADIEAQQVANRAARQRMEFDWSDKFYAHENDAINCNYSNKSSTTMFRPGATRCPNEQSTEIYWEKFSRDTLDMCAATRMQSQILRNTLDTILMNAARDLRTQADKVERALADRVSCLDEIRQKLEIDLQKTLQSLANTEIQIEKLKVAIGNMDHAMKVVQTRLDNRNKRPRVENCRDQSHLLLIAEVKSIVEGLSAMEAQLAQSEEVKNELIARRSELEKDIMMKRRTIFIDRDRCQRLRTHFPSATALSGY; encoded by the exons ATGGAACTCCAAACAAGTCCGGTTGGCCTTCCGACGGCCAATCCTCCGCGCTATCTTCCTCAACGGACCGGAAATTCTGACCCTCACCCGTTGGCCCAACCAATGGGCCCGATAGGTCCTTGGGCTTCCGGTAGAATAGATTGGGGGGCGCTTTCCGGTCAAACTGGAGCAAGACCGGTAGTCGATCGATATTCCATCACCCGGTACAGCGTCGACGAGTGGCGTCAGAAAAATGCTTTCTCCTTGGAGGCTACTTCCAATATAAATTCCAAGAGTGAACAGATCGAACACAACAGCAAGAATACAATAGTCAAAACTTATTCTTTTACGGATAAAAATCAAGCGGAGTGTACCCAAAGTCTACATGATCGGGCCAAAACTATCGACGATGTAAAAAGTGAGCTGGCCCGGGCTATCAAGGCCATGCAGGACGAAATCAGTACCTTGGAGGAACAGCGCAGAAGGCTGAAGCAATCGTTGGCCGTTTTACGGATGCCGGAAGCTATTG CGACCGAGTGTTTGGAATGCCGTTCAGGCCGCCCTGACAACGAATTAACCCGGGATGAACCGGAAGAGGAATTAGTCCGGGAGGTGGCTCTTATTGCTGAGATAAGGGCCACTCTGCTGAAAACCCTTGCCGATATCGAGGCCCAGCAGGTGGCAAACCGGGCTGCCCGGCAACGCATGGAATTCGACTGGAGCGATAAATTTTATGCCCACGAGAATGACGCCATCAACTGTAATTATTCGAACAAATCCTCGACGACAATGTTCCGTCCCGGAGCCACCAGATGCCCTAATGa ACAATCAACGGAGATCTATTGGGAGAAATTCAGTAGAGATACGCTGGATATGTGCGCTGCAACTCGAATGCAATCGCAAATCTTAAGAAATACTCTGGACACGATTCTGATGAATGCGGCCCGAGATTTGCGAACACAGGCAGACAAAGTCGAACGGGCACTGGCCGATCGGGTATCTTGTCTGGATGAGATCCGACAGAAGTTGGAAATCGACCTCCAAAAG ACTTTACAATCATTGGCGAACACAGAAATCCAGATCGAAAAACTGAAAGTCGCTATCGGGAATATGGACCACGCTATGAAAGTCGTTCAAACGCGACTGGACAATCGAAATAAGCGCCCTAGGGTGGAAAACTGCCGGGACCAATCCCATCTGTTGCTGATTGCCGAAGTAAAATCCATCGTGGAAGGATTATCGGCTATGGAAGCTCAACTCGCTCAATCGGAGGAAGTCAAGAATGAATTGATAGCTCGTCGAAGCGAGCTAGAAAAGGATATTATGATGAAGCGAAGGACTATTTTCATTGACCGGGACCGATGCCAACGCCTGAGAACCCATTTCCCCTCAGCCACTGCTCTTAGTGGGTACTAA
- the LOC129746762 gene encoding uncharacterized protein LOC129746762, which produces MEEDTSYYVYITLTLIPVYLAFRLVQWMGWELFVNN; this is translated from the coding sequence ATGGAAGAAGACACCAGTTATTACGTCTACATAACATTAACACTGATACCCGTATATTTGGCGTTCAGACTTGTACAATGGATGGGATGGGAACTGTTCGTGAATaattga